From Permianibacter aggregans, a single genomic window includes:
- a CDS encoding PilX N-terminal domain-containing pilus assembly protein, producing MKRQEGAALLVSLIILLILSIIGISAMRGGLLQELMASNTQQVIMAQNVADAGVEAVYLAANQERYLENGILDKTIKGESVVRYVSQQGQVSTDATTKFDGDRPVSIMQSRVSVTGGCGAPIVWCPGYSADIGGGGSTVACYAFEEDATGTVADVDARVKQWMSMMGPSCPGDS from the coding sequence ATGAAACGGCAAGAAGGTGCGGCATTGTTAGTCAGCCTGATTATTCTGCTGATTCTCTCCATCATTGGAATCTCCGCGATGAGAGGGGGCTTACTACAGGAGTTAATGGCGTCAAACACTCAGCAAGTGATTATGGCACAAAACGTCGCCGATGCGGGTGTGGAGGCGGTATATCTGGCCGCGAACCAGGAACGTTATCTGGAAAATGGAATTTTGGATAAAACGATTAAAGGTGAAAGTGTCGTTCGCTACGTATCTCAGCAGGGCCAAGTTTCAACCGATGCTACAACCAAGTTTGACGGTGACCGTCCGGTTAGCATCATGCAGAGCCGGGTATCGGTTACCGGTGGTTGTGGCGCGCCAATTGTTTGGTGCCCAGGTTATTCTGCCGATATTGGCGGTGGTGGCAGCACCGTTGCTTGTTACGCGTTCGAAGAAGATGCCACGGGAACCGTGGCGGACGTTGATGCCAGAGTCAAGCAGTGGATGTCAATGATGGGCCCGAGTTGTCCGGGTGACTCGTAA
- a CDS encoding PilW family protein gives MSRRRYSKQQSGYTMVEMLIAGVLGLILLAGVGQLFIGSNQTFRMQRQLADIQDSGRFVLWMLKNDIEHYGLKLDASKVPDALDTAYWVDGGGNVSDSITVAFDGNADERDCAGSEVDDDDGDGFPEIQNRYYVQDGNFMCEGNGGGAAQPMISNVDAFQLLYGIDNDNDGVPNLYVPADEITTPQQVIAIRIALLIRGEENQSVPKQERSYQVADRVYVFDDKIPRRLFGVTILIRNRRQA, from the coding sequence ATGAGTAGAAGGCGCTATTCCAAACAGCAAAGCGGTTACACCATGGTCGAAATGTTGATTGCCGGGGTGTTGGGTCTGATTTTGTTGGCGGGCGTTGGTCAGCTGTTTATTGGCAGTAACCAGACCTTTCGCATGCAGCGACAATTAGCCGACATTCAGGATTCGGGGCGTTTCGTTCTGTGGATGTTAAAAAACGACATTGAACATTATGGCTTAAAGCTCGATGCCAGCAAAGTCCCAGATGCCCTTGATACGGCATACTGGGTTGATGGTGGAGGCAATGTCAGTGACTCGATAACCGTCGCATTTGATGGTAATGCGGATGAACGAGATTGTGCTGGGAGTGAAGTTGATGATGACGATGGTGACGGCTTTCCGGAAATTCAGAATCGTTATTATGTCCAAGATGGCAATTTCATGTGCGAGGGAAATGGTGGTGGTGCAGCGCAGCCAATGATTAGTAATGTTGATGCCTTTCAGCTGTTATATGGCATTGACAATGATAATGATGGTGTTCCAAATCTTTATGTCCCCGCGGATGAAATCACCACTCCACAGCAGGTCATCGCTATTCGTATCGCTCTACTTATTCGCGGCGAAGAGAATCAGAGTGTACCTAAACAAGAAAGAAGCTATCAGGTAGCGGATCGAGTCTATGTCTTTGATGACAAGATCCCGCGTCGCTTGTTCGGTGTGACCATATTGATTCGTAATAGAAGGCAGGCATAA